The Salegentibacter sp. Hel_I_6 region TTGTCCATAATTAAGAAAAAAATAAAACAAAATTTCTGTTCAGCCTATGATATTCAATAAAAGCTAAAAATGAAATATCTACTTACAGGGGAGGAAACCCAAAGGCTTAAATTCCGGCTAGTACAACCGGAAGATTTTGATTCTTGGGTAAGTTTATTTAATGCAAAAGATATAGCAAAACACTTAGATCTTGATTCAGCATTGTCAGAACATGAATTATGTAAGATTTGGTTTAAAAAGGTTTTTTATAGATACGATAATAGTTTAGGAGGAATGAATGCCCTGATAGACAAGAAAACAAATCGACTCATCGGTCAATGTGGACTATTAATTCAAACTATTGAAAATATGGAAAGACTTGAAATTGGGTATTCTATTCTTCCGGAATTTTGGCATCAGGGCTTTGCTATAGAAGCAGCAATAAAATGTCGAAATTTTGCCTTTGAGAATAATTATGCTGATTCCCTAATTTCAATGATTCATATAGACAATTTGGCTTCTGAAAAAGTTGCATTAAGAAACGGAATGTCTTTCGAAAAAAGGATAAAAAATTTTAATATTTTTCAAATTAGT contains the following coding sequences:
- a CDS encoding GNAT family N-acetyltransferase yields the protein MKYLLTGEETQRLKFRLVQPEDFDSWVSLFNAKDIAKHLDLDSALSEHELCKIWFKKVFYRYDNSLGGMNALIDKKTNRLIGQCGLLIQTIENMERLEIGYSILPEFWHQGFAIEAAIKCRNFAFENNYADSLISMIHIDNLASEKVALRNGMSFEKRIKNFNIFQISR